A single window of [Clostridium] hylemonae DSM 15053 DNA harbors:
- a CDS encoding GntR family transcriptional regulator: MLMYERVFRIIKNKIESGLLPPGTSLSSRADLCLEFGTSEKTVRRALAMLEEKGYIETSKRKRPVVAARTSAGHTATAKALQRIDTEITNDVLKTGVLLCYPVIKNGISLCKKKDLEIPRKILENMDIDNASEFWKLSKRFIRFFVLRNENALILQAVDGLGLSDLRPLHDDGKIRARYYTQLKEFMKTLEAGGDPESVRFDDMSGMYGLADGDSPAFEVAADSAVLLGRKQLERLLQGADVRYSAVYMDIIGLISAGRYKRGDRLPPHKELQNIYGVSVDTTLKAVQILQEWGVVKTVRGNGIFVEMDRIDIGKVHVPPHLIAYHVRRYLDTLELLALTAEGAAACAAGSITRSELQTVKEEIERLWNEEYLYERTPAVLLDVITRHIEIDAFNAIYMLLQKNFRIGRSIPGLLNTEKTAVNCEIHEQCIEVIETLSEGDRGKFPEKAARLFDKIYRLVIEECRRLGYYEAAAGVYDGTALWK; the protein is encoded by the coding sequence ATGTTGATGTATGAGAGAGTTTTCCGTATCATAAAAAATAAAATAGAAAGCGGACTGCTGCCGCCGGGTACAAGTCTTTCTTCCCGGGCTGACCTGTGTCTGGAATTTGGAACCTCAGAAAAAACCGTACGTCGTGCGCTGGCCATGCTGGAGGAAAAAGGATATATTGAAACATCTAAGAGGAAGCGGCCGGTTGTAGCGGCCCGCACAAGCGCGGGACATACCGCGACAGCTAAGGCGTTGCAGAGGATCGATACTGAGATCACAAATGATGTGCTGAAGACGGGGGTACTGCTCTGTTATCCGGTGATCAAAAACGGAATTTCTCTTTGTAAAAAGAAAGATCTGGAAATACCGCGCAAAATTCTGGAAAATATGGATATTGATAATGCGTCCGAGTTTTGGAAATTGTCCAAACGCTTTATAAGGTTTTTTGTTTTACGAAATGAAAACGCACTGATCTTACAGGCGGTAGACGGTCTTGGGCTGTCTGACCTAAGACCGCTGCACGATGACGGTAAAATCAGGGCAAGATATTATACACAGCTTAAGGAATTCATGAAAACCCTTGAAGCAGGGGGCGATCCGGAGAGCGTCCGTTTTGACGACATGTCCGGCATGTACGGACTGGCAGATGGAGACAGCCCCGCATTTGAGGTTGCTGCGGACTCAGCCGTCCTTCTTGGCAGAAAACAGCTTGAAAGACTGCTGCAGGGGGCTGATGTGAGGTATTCTGCAGTGTACATGGATATCATCGGACTGATATCAGCCGGCCGTTATAAGCGGGGAGACAGGCTTCCGCCACATAAAGAGCTTCAGAATATATATGGCGTCAGTGTTGACACAACGCTGAAGGCGGTACAGATCCTGCAGGAGTGGGGTGTTGTGAAGACGGTCCGCGGCAATGGGATCTTTGTGGAGATGGACCGGATCGATATCGGAAAAGTTCATGTGCCGCCTCATTTGATCGCATACCATGTCCGGCGTTATCTGGACACACTGGAGTTGCTGGCGCTGACTGCAGAAGGCGCCGCTGCCTGCGCGGCCGGCAGTATTACCCGGTCAGAGCTGCAGACGGTAAAGGAAGAAATAGAGCGCCTGTGGAATGAAGAATATCTGTATGAACGCACGCCGGCCGTTCTTCTGGATGTCATAACGAGACATATAGAGATCGACGCATTCAACGCCATCTATATGCTTCTGCAGAAAAACTTCCGGATCGGCCGCAGTATACCAGGACTGCTGAATACGGAAAAAACGGCTGTGAACTGCGAGATTCATGAGCAGTGTATCGAAGTGATCGAGACACTTTCAGAAGGAGACCGCGGGAAGTTCCCTGAAAAGGCTGCCCGCCTGTTTGACAAGATCTACCGTCTCGTGATCGAGGAGTGCAGGCGGCTGGGATATTATGAGGCCGCGGCCGGCGTGTATGACGGAACCGCATTATGGAAATGA
- a CDS encoding hybrid sensor histidine kinase/response regulator, which produces MDTDKKKYKEHKISAFVSVLLLMAAVLCVSAAAVYQKVSERTVTNISKVYLQEMAAQVSSHFQTNLDSQFSQIRTIAGAVSENDLKDEESLKHFLAQAQENNGFTHIAAISDKGIAYSPDGTIPAMSKISDLDRLLEGSGELLSVNETIWESDTILLGTSMSPAPFKDGKLVAVIIGIQTSDIGSRLGLDGEKQTNSHSNIVTKNGDFVIKSIFSETVLYGSNLFSIYEQQAEFDEGYDLKSFRSAIEAGESGITLLSVGDHHEYLYYVPVHGTDWYMVTSMAYETVNDQIVYLSRFIVIVGVGIFFIILATVLTFFLLLRRSEKRSSELLRTEKERAETANRAKSDFLSQMSHEIRTPLNGIMGMVELGKHHIEEPDRMRNCLDKITLSSAHLLSLINDILDMSKIESGKIELHPERFDLGRLLRTLTTVFLVQAKNKQIDFQIFLYGELEEYLTGDALRLNQILTNLLSNALKFTPAHGYVSLNVEELQRDENGIWLRFEVRDTGRGIAPENLERVFEAFTQENSGIVREYGGTGLGLPITKNFVQMMGGSVTVSSEIGAGSVFTVDLPFSYEPENESEIVEPCGDGQPVLIINQIVELETHLAVVLEKEQFQVDSTTDAETVLDRIQAAAEHGSPYEFCFVKWDFSEDMPALISNIRQAARNDRLKVVLTGRDQDELDDAASLCGADATLCRPVFHSDIAGLMARLTGQNINNADAQQQTMLDNVQILAAEDNEINLYIAVSLLTEAGAAVTTAQNGREAVERFSEAPEGFFDLILMDIQMPVMDGYSATRAIRALPRADAQDIIIIAMTANSFREDVQKCLDSGMNAHIAKPFVMNDITKAYADSLAEREKRTGQSERP; this is translated from the coding sequence TTGGATACTGACAAGAAAAAGTATAAAGAGCACAAAATATCTGCTTTTGTTTCTGTGCTGCTTCTTATGGCCGCAGTTCTGTGCGTGTCTGCGGCTGCCGTATATCAAAAAGTATCGGAGCGGACAGTGACAAACATAAGTAAAGTGTACCTGCAGGAGATGGCGGCACAAGTCAGCAGTCATTTCCAGACGAATCTGGACAGCCAGTTCTCCCAGATCCGTACCATCGCCGGCGCAGTATCGGAGAACGACCTGAAGGATGAAGAGAGTCTGAAACATTTTCTGGCGCAGGCGCAGGAAAATAACGGTTTCACACATATCGCGGCCATCAGCGACAAGGGGATCGCCTATTCTCCCGACGGTACGATTCCGGCCATGTCCAAGATCTCTGATCTGGACCGGTTACTGGAGGGCTCCGGGGAGCTGCTCTCTGTCAATGAAACGATCTGGGAAAGCGATACGATTCTGTTGGGGACTTCCATGTCTCCCGCACCATTTAAGGACGGGAAGCTTGTTGCCGTGATCATTGGGATTCAGACTTCCGACATAGGTTCGAGGCTCGGTCTCGACGGCGAGAAACAGACGAACTCCCACTCTAATATTGTGACGAAAAACGGAGACTTTGTCATTAAAAGCATCTTTTCAGAGACAGTTTTGTACGGATCCAATCTGTTTTCTATCTATGAACAGCAGGCGGAGTTTGACGAGGGTTATGATCTGAAGTCCTTTCGTTCTGCAATTGAAGCGGGGGAAAGCGGAATAACACTTTTGTCCGTTGGAGACCACCATGAGTATCTTTATTATGTGCCCGTTCATGGGACAGACTGGTATATGGTCACAAGTATGGCATACGAGACGGTAAACGATCAGATCGTATATTTGAGCCGCTTTATCGTGATAGTAGGCGTAGGAATCTTTTTCATCATTCTTGCAACAGTCCTCACATTCTTTTTACTGTTAAGGCGCAGTGAAAAACGCAGCAGTGAGCTGCTTCGCACGGAAAAAGAACGGGCGGAGACCGCAAACCGGGCAAAAAGTGATTTCCTGTCTCAGATGTCTCATGAGATCCGCACCCCTCTCAACGGCATCATGGGCATGGTCGAGCTGGGGAAGCATCATATAGAAGAGCCGGACAGGATGCGCAACTGCCTCGACAAGATCACGCTCTCCTCCGCCCACCTTCTCTCCCTGATCAACGACATTTTGGATATGTCCAAGATCGAGAGCGGTAAGATCGAGCTGCACCCTGAAAGGTTTGATCTGGGACGCCTTTTGCGGACCTTGACGACAGTGTTCCTCGTACAGGCAAAAAACAAGCAGATCGATTTCCAGATTTTCTTATACGGTGAGCTGGAAGAGTATCTGACCGGCGATGCGCTCCGTCTGAATCAGATTCTGACCAACCTGCTTTCCAATGCTTTGAAGTTTACACCTGCTCACGGATATGTTAGTCTGAATGTAGAGGAACTGCAGCGTGATGAGAACGGGATATGGCTTCGTTTTGAGGTCAGAGATACCGGACGCGGGATCGCACCGGAGAATCTGGAGCGTGTTTTTGAAGCGTTTACACAGGAAAACAGCGGAATTGTCAGGGAATACGGCGGAACCGGACTCGGCCTGCCGATCACGAAGAACTTTGTGCAGATGATGGGAGGTTCCGTCACTGTCTCGAGCGAGATCGGCGCCGGAAGCGTATTTACGGTCGATCTGCCCTTTTCCTATGAGCCGGAAAACGAAAGTGAGATCGTGGAACCTTGCGGGGACGGGCAGCCGGTCCTGATCATAAATCAGATCGTGGAACTGGAGACTCATCTTGCCGTCGTGCTGGAAAAAGAGCAGTTTCAGGTTGATTCGACAACCGATGCAGAGACCGTTTTGGACAGGATACAGGCGGCAGCGGAACATGGCAGTCCGTATGAATTTTGTTTTGTAAAGTGGGATTTTTCTGAGGATATGCCGGCTTTGATATCAAATATCCGCCAGGCAGCCCGAAATGACCGTCTTAAAGTCGTTCTGACGGGGAGGGACCAGGATGAACTGGACGACGCGGCCTCATTGTGCGGCGCCGACGCAACTCTGTGCCGGCCTGTATTTCATTCGGACATAGCCGGACTCATGGCCAGACTGACAGGACAAAACATAAATAACGCCGATGCACAACAGCAGACCATGCTGGACAATGTGCAGATTCTGGCAGCAGAGGATAATGAAATCAATCTGTATATAGCGGTCTCCCTGCTCACGGAGGCGGGAGCGGCCGTCACCACGGCCCAAAACGGCCGGGAGGCGGTTGAGCGGTTTTCAGAGGCGCCGGAGGGGTTCTTTGATCTGATCCTCATGGATATTCAGATGCCGGTTATGGACGGCTACAGCGCAACCCGGGCTATCCGCGCGCTTCCCCGCGCGGATGCGCAGGATATCATTATCATTGCGATGACGGCAAATTCTTTCCGTGAGGATGTTCAAAAGTGTCTGGACAGCGGTATGAATGCGCATATCGCCAAACCTTTTGTCATGAACGATATTACAAAAGCTTACGCGGATTCACTGGCAGAGCGGGAAAAAAGAACGGGGCAGTCCGAGCGTCCGTAG